From the genome of Chanos chanos chromosome 5, fChaCha1.1, whole genome shotgun sequence, one region includes:
- the bambia gene encoding BMP and activin membrane-bound inhibitor homolog a isoform X2, producing MDRHSSFISLWFQLELCAMAVLLTKGEIRCYCDAPHCVATGYMCKSELNACFTKVLDPLNTNSPLTHGCLDPIVSSVDVCVTKRLDVLNGVSSTIECCHDDMCNYRGLHDLAHTRGDSTGKSDRYQPDGSNQNLITRVQDLASAKEVWFRAAVIAVPIAGGLILVLLIMLALRMLRSENKRLQAQRQQMLSRLHYSFHGHHIKKGHHVAKLDLECMVPVTGHENCCLSCDKLRQGAELNTGGGAGGGERLLSLVHWGMYTGHGKLEFV from the exons ATGGATCGCCATTcaagttttatttctctctggtTTCAGCTGGAACTTTGTGCAATGGCTGTGCTTCTCACTAAAG GAGAGATCAGGTGCTATTGTGATGCGCCGCACTGCGTTGCCACAGGATACATGTGCAAATCAGAACTGAACGCATGTTTCACGAAGGTCTTAGACCCACTTAATACAAACTCTCCGCTTACACATGGCTGCCTAGACCCAATAGTCAGTTCTGTGGACGTGTGCGTTACGAAGAGGCTGGACGTTTTAAACGGAGTCTCGTCAACGATAGAGTGCTGTCATGACGACATGTGCAATTACAGAGGACTGCATGACCTCGCGCACACTCGAGGTGACTCCACAGgtaag tcagaccgtTACCAGCCAGACGGCTCAAACCAGAACCTGATCACGCGTGTACAGGACCTGGCCTCAGCCAAAGAGGTATGGTTCCGGGCGGCGGTGATTGCGGTACCCATCGCGGGCGGGCTCATCTTGGTGCTTCTCATCATGCTCGCTCTGCGGATGCTCCGGAGCGAGAACAAGCGATTGCAGGCTCAGCGTCAGCAGATGCTCTCTCGCCTGCACTACAGTTTCCATGGCCACCACATTAAAAAAGGCCACCACGTGGCCAAACTGGACCTGGAGTGTATGGTACCCGTCACGGGCCATGAAAACTGCTGCCTGAGCTGTGACAAGCTAAGGCAAGGAGCTGAGCTGAACACAGGTGGGGGGGCCGGGGGAGGAGAGCGGCTGCTTTCCCTGGTGCACTGGGGAATGTACACAGGCCACGGGAAACTGGAGTTCGTATGA
- the bambia gene encoding BMP and activin membrane-bound inhibitor homolog a isoform X1 has translation MDRHSSFISLWFQLELCAMAVLLTKGEIRCYCDAPHCVATGYMCKSELNACFTKVLDPLNTNSPLTHGCLDPIVSSVDVCVTKRLDVLNGVSSTIECCHDDMCNYRGLHDLAHTRGDSTDRYQPDGSNQNLITRVQDLASAKEVWFRAAVIAVPIAGGLILVLLIMLALRMLRSENKRLQAQRQQMLSRLHYSFHGHHIKKGHHVAKLDLECMVPVTGHENCCLSCDKLRQGAELNTGGGAGGGERLLSLVHWGMYTGHGKLEFV, from the exons ATGGATCGCCATTcaagttttatttctctctggtTTCAGCTGGAACTTTGTGCAATGGCTGTGCTTCTCACTAAAG GAGAGATCAGGTGCTATTGTGATGCGCCGCACTGCGTTGCCACAGGATACATGTGCAAATCAGAACTGAACGCATGTTTCACGAAGGTCTTAGACCCACTTAATACAAACTCTCCGCTTACACATGGCTGCCTAGACCCAATAGTCAGTTCTGTGGACGTGTGCGTTACGAAGAGGCTGGACGTTTTAAACGGAGTCTCGTCAACGATAGAGTGCTGTCATGACGACATGTGCAATTACAGAGGACTGCATGACCTCGCGCACACTCGAGGTGACTCCACAG accgtTACCAGCCAGACGGCTCAAACCAGAACCTGATCACGCGTGTACAGGACCTGGCCTCAGCCAAAGAGGTATGGTTCCGGGCGGCGGTGATTGCGGTACCCATCGCGGGCGGGCTCATCTTGGTGCTTCTCATCATGCTCGCTCTGCGGATGCTCCGGAGCGAGAACAAGCGATTGCAGGCTCAGCGTCAGCAGATGCTCTCTCGCCTGCACTACAGTTTCCATGGCCACCACATTAAAAAAGGCCACCACGTGGCCAAACTGGACCTGGAGTGTATGGTACCCGTCACGGGCCATGAAAACTGCTGCCTGAGCTGTGACAAGCTAAGGCAAGGAGCTGAGCTGAACACAGGTGGGGGGGCCGGGGGAGGAGAGCGGCTGCTTTCCCTGGTGCACTGGGGAATGTACACAGGCCACGGGAAACTGGAGTTCGTATGA